The following coding sequences are from one Onychomys torridus chromosome 16, mOncTor1.1, whole genome shotgun sequence window:
- the LOC118596693 gene encoding LOW QUALITY PROTEIN: uncharacterized protein LOC118596693 (The sequence of the model RefSeq protein was modified relative to this genomic sequence to represent the inferred CDS: inserted 1 base in 1 codon; substituted 2 bases at 2 genomic stop codons), producing the protein MGQTVTTPLSLTLDHWSDVKARANNEGLVIKKKKWITLCEADWVTMNVGWPREGTFNLSLILQVEGKVFAPGPHGHPDQVPYIAIWKLLATKSPPWVKPFLSPPAPQACPPTAPPPPLAPPTSSLYPILPRKNPPKTPVLPADPNSPLIDPLTEDPPPYPGNQAPERPAAVPMPAVPAAAAPGTLSNCLRGKRDEPAKVSRAFPLREGPNHQLQYWPFLASDLYNWKQHNPPFSKDPVALTNLIESILVTHQPTWDDCQQLLQTLLTVEEKQRVFLEAQKQVPGDDGRPTQLPNVIDAAFPLTRPNWDFMTPEGREHLRLFHQLLLAGLRGAARHPTNLAQVRNVVQGKDETPAAFLERLKEAYRMYTPYDPEDPGQAPSVILSFIYQSSPDIRAKLQRLEGLNSFSLSDLLKEAEKAFNKRETPEEREERMWQRQEERDKKRHREISKVLAAVVSQGQVREGVRNGDQRRTPLDKDQCAYCKARGHWARDCPKKPRGPGKTKTRAMDLLNLEDXGGQGQEAAXPEPRITLKIGGQPVTFLVDTGAQHSVLTHTGGSLSDRTALVQGATGSRRYRWTTKRKVQLASGQVTHSFLHIPDCPHPLLGXDLLTKLKAQIYFDDKGSTITGPKGTPLQVLALKLEEEYRLFESKSSKEPSEGIQGWLREFPSAWAETGGLGLARNQPPLVIQLKASATHVSIKQYPMSREAHEGIKPHIRRLLDQGVLVPCRSPWNTPLLPVKKPRTGDYRPVEDLREVNKRVEDIHPTVPNPYNLLSTLPPTHIWYTVLDLKDAFFCLRLHPQSQLLFAFEWRDPEMGLSGQLTWTRLPQGFKISPTLFDEALHSDLAEFWVEHPALILLQYVDDLLLAARTQTECLRGTRALLTKLGQKGYRASAKKAQICQSKVREFLGTAGYCHLWIPGFAEMAAPLYPLTKPGVMFHWGEEQQQAFQRIKRTLLESPALGLPDLTKPFELFVDEISGFAKGVLGPWKRPVAYLSKKLDPVAAGWPPCLRMVAAIAVLLKDAGKLTLGQSLTVLSSHAVEALVRQPPDKWLSNSRMTHYQALLLDTDRVVFGPVVSLNPATLLPLPDPSEEHNCLQILAEAHGTRSDLTDQPL; encoded by the exons ATGGGACAGACTGTCACCACACCCTTGAGCCTCACGCTTGACCACTGGTCAGACGTGAAAGCACGAGCCAACAACGAGGGACTTgtgatcaagaaaaaaaaatggatcaccCTTTGCGAGGCTGACTGGGTCACAATGAATGTAGGATGGCCTCGCGAGGGAACTTTTAATCTCAGTCTAATTTTacaggtggagggaaaagtcttCGCTCCAGGTCCCCATGGCCACCCAGACCAGGTTCCATACATCGCTATATGGAAACTCCTAGCGACCAAATCCCCACCATGGGTTAAGCCGTTTCTCTCCCCTCCAGCGCCCCAGGCCTGCCCCCCCACAGCACCGCCGCCCCCTCtcgcccctcctacctcctccctttaccctattCTCCCACGAAAGAATCCCCCTAAAACCCCTGTCCTTCCTGCGGACCCCAATTCACCCCTTATTGACCCTTTGACAGAGGACCCACCGCCGTATCCGGGGAATCAGGCGCCGGAGAGACCGGCGGCAGTCCCCATGCCGGCGgtgccggcggcggcggcg CCCGGCACCCTCTCCAATTGCCTACGAGGAAAGCGCGATGAACCAGCCAAAGTATCCAGGGCCTTCCCCCTCAGGGAAGGCCCCAATCACCAGCTTCAGTACTGGCCGTTTTTGGCCTCTGATCTTTACAACTGGAAACAGCATAATCCTCCTTTCTctaaggaccctgttgccttgactaacttgattgagtccattttagtgacccaccagcctacatgggaTGACTGTCAGCAGTTACTGCAAACCCTCCTgacagtggaggagaagcagcgagtCTTCTTAGAAGCTCAgaagcaggttcctggagacgatggaagacccacccaactgCCTAATGTTATtgatgcagcctttcccctcacccgcccgaactgggacttcatgaccccagaaggtagggagcacctacgtctctttcaccagttgctcttagcgggtctccggggggctgctaggcaccccaccaatttggctcaggttaGAAATGTGGTCCAGGGAAAGGATGAGACGCCGGCAGCATTCCTGGAAAGACTTAAAGAGGCCTATAGGATGTATACCCCATATGAtccggaagatccaggacaggcgccgagcgtcatcttgtctttcatctatcagtcaagtccagatataagggccaagttacagagactagagggattgAATTCGTTCAGTTTGTCAGATTTgttgaaggaggcagaaaaagcttttaataaaagagaaactcccgaagagcgggaggagagaatgtggcagagacaggaagagagagataagaaacgtCATAGGGAAATAAGTAAAGTCCTGGCCGCTGTAgtgtctcagggacaggtcagagagggagttaggaatGGAGATCAAAGAAGGACACCCCTTGACAAAGACCAATGCGCCTACTGCAAAGCAagaggacattgggctcgtgactgcccaaagaaaccccgagggcctggaaaaactaagacaagagccatggacctcctcaatctggaagattagggaggtcaaggccaggaggCCG CCCCTgagcctaggataactctcaagatcggggggcagccagtgaccttcctagtggacaccggagctcaacattcagtcctgacccataccggaggctctctcagtgaccgcacagctttggtccagggggccacgggTAGCAGGAGATATCGATGGACCACCAAAAGAAAGGTTCAGCTGGCATCTGGACAGGTAACCCACTCCTTTCTGCATATACCTGATTGCCCTCACCCATTATTGGGCTGAGACCTGTTGACTAAGCTCAAGGCTCAGATCTATTTTGATGACAAGGGGTCGACCATTACGGGGCCCAAAGGGACCCCCCTACAAGTCCTAGCCCTAAAACTGGAAGAGGAATACCGCCTCTTTGAATCCAAGTCCTCTAAGGAGCCATCAGAAGGGATACAGGGCTGGTTGAGAGAATTTCCCTCAGCATGGGCAGAGACTGGCGGCTTGGGGCTGGCTCGCAACCAACCCCCTCTTGTTATTCAATTAAAAGCCTCCGCCACTCATGTTTCAATCAAACAGTATCCCATGTCCCGGGAAGCCCATGAGGGTATTAAACCACACATCCGGAGGCTCCTGGACCAGGGGGTACTTGTGCCCTGTCGATCCCCTTGGAATACCCCCCTCCTGCCGgtaaaaaaacccaggacagggGATTACAGACCAGTTGAAGACCTGAGGGAGGTTAATAAACGGGTTGAAGATATACACCCCACGGTGCCAAACCCCTATAACCTCCTCAGCACTCTTCCACCAACCCATATTTGGTACACGGTACTGGACTTaaaggatgccttcttctgtttgaGATTGCATCCCCAGAGCCAGCTGCTATTCGCTTTTGAATGGAGAGACCCAGAAATGGGACTTTCAGGACAATTGACCTGGACTCGTCTCCCCCAGGGGTTTAAGATCAGCCCGACCCTCTTTGATGAGGCCCTACATTCAGACTTGGCCGAGTTCTGGGTCGAGCACCCGGCCTTAATCTTGCTCCAATATGTGGATGACCTCCTCCTAGCAGCCAGAACCCAAACGGAATGTTTGAGAGGCACTCGGGCCCTTTTGACTAAACTGGGACAGAAGGGCTATCGGGCTTCGGCCAAGAAGGCCCAGATTTGCCAAAGCAAA GTGCGAGAGTTCTTAGGTACAGCCGGCTACTGCCACCTCTGGATCCCAGGTTTTGCTGAGATGGCTGCCCCTCTATATCCTCTCACCAAGCCCGGGGTCATGTTCCACTGGGGAGAGGAGCAACAGCAGGCCTTTCAACGAATTAAGAGAACTTTACTCGAGTCACCAGCTCTTGGCCTACCAGATCTGACTAAGCCCTTTGAGCTATTCGTGGACGAGATCTCAGGCTTTGCAAAAGGAGTGCTGGGGCCATGGAAGAGACCTGTAGCttatctatccaagaaattggacccggtGGCTGCAGGTTGGCCCCCTTGTCTGCGCATGGTAGCCGCCATCGCTGTCTTGCTCAAGGACGCAGGGAAACTGACTTTGGGACAGTCATTAACTGTGttatcctcccatgcggtggaagctCTGGTCCGGCAGCCTCCAGATAAATGGCTCTCAAATTCCAGGATGACCCACTACCAGGCTCTGTTGTTAGACACAGACCGAGTGGTGTTCGGACCAGTTGTCTCCCTCAATCCCGCTACCCTGCTGCCCTTGCCAGATCCATCAGAGGAGCACAATTGCCTCCAGATTCTGGCAGAGGCCCATGGTACCCGCTCCGACCTAACAGATCAACCGCTGTAA